One Pseudomonas sp. C27(2019) DNA window includes the following coding sequences:
- the bcsZ gene encoding cellulose synthase complex periplasmic endoglucanase BcsZ: MSALLVFTVTAVQAKNLCSTAPPWQDWNTFQQTMISAQGRVIDVSDARQITTSEGQSYAMFFALVNNDPLLFRRLVRWTEDNLAQGDLTAHLPAWLWGRDAAGVWQVLDANTAADSNLWIAYNLLEAGRLWGEHSYTVLGHLMLQRMAREELVKVADFGYLLAPGKYGFSDKGVWRFNPSYLPPQLLARIVQDQPSTLWAELQANTARFLIETSPLGLAPDWVSRSDRWTHSEDDQQLGSYDAIRVYLWVGMLHQDSPDSTLLKEHFKRGLLSLGAQHLPVEKINILQGTAEGVGPVGFSAALIPLFDGTDVAQTQRQRLLETSIKDLGYYSQVLVLFGQGWDEKRYSFDRHGFLVPAWVHCYE; encoded by the coding sequence CAGCACTGCTCCGCCTTGGCAGGATTGGAATACTTTTCAGCAAACGATGATCAGTGCTCAAGGGCGAGTGATTGACGTCTCTGATGCGCGGCAGATTACAACCTCGGAAGGGCAAAGCTACGCCATGTTTTTTGCCCTGGTGAACAATGACCCGCTACTGTTTCGACGCTTAGTGCGCTGGACGGAAGATAATCTTGCGCAAGGTGATTTAACTGCCCATTTGCCTGCTTGGTTATGGGGGCGTGACGCAGCAGGTGTTTGGCAGGTTTTAGATGCCAATACTGCGGCTGATTCAAACTTATGGATTGCTTACAATTTACTCGAGGCTGGGCGACTCTGGGGTGAGCACAGTTATACCGTCTTAGGTCACTTAATGTTGCAGCGCATGGCCCGCGAGGAGCTGGTTAAGGTTGCAGATTTTGGCTATTTGCTGGCACCAGGTAAATATGGTTTTAGTGATAAAGGCGTGTGGCGATTTAATCCGAGTTATTTGCCACCACAACTCCTTGCTAGAATTGTACAGGATCAGCCGTCAACACTATGGGCAGAGCTTCAAGCAAATACAGCGCGCTTTTTGATTGAGACATCCCCCTTAGGGCTGGCGCCTGATTGGGTGAGTCGATCAGATCGGTGGACGCATAGTGAAGATGATCAACAGTTGGGCAGTTATGATGCGATACGCGTGTATTTGTGGGTGGGCATGCTGCATCAAGACAGCCCTGATAGCACTTTATTAAAAGAGCATTTTAAGCGGGGCTTATTGTCTCTGGGGGCACAGCATTTGCCCGTCGAGAAAATAAATATACTGCAGGGCACGGCAGAGGGTGTGGGGCCAGTAGGCTTTTCTGCAGCGCTTATACCTTTGTTTGACGGCACAGATGTTGCGCAAACACAGCGCCAACGCTTACTCGAAACATCAATAAAAGATCTTGGCTATTACAGCCAAGTATTGGTTCTTTTTGGCCAAGGCTGGGATGAGAAACGCTACTCTTTTGATCGGCATGGTTTTTTAGTGCCTGCTTGGGTGCATTGTTATGAATAA